A section of the Verrucomicrobiia bacterium genome encodes:
- a CDS encoding division/cell wall cluster transcriptional repressor MraZ gives MEVNGQLGRTYYNSIYRHGVDEKRRVQIPAMWRPANGGIEFTVILWPQSNEGPCLRVLPPDQMSELMRDIDGMPNGDPKKTVLKRVIGGASVQVAVDKGGRICIPDEMARGAGLKDEAVLVGLLDRFEIWNPERFERVKAADAVLAQEAFKLME, from the coding sequence ATGGAAGTGAACGGACAACTGGGCCGCACGTATTACAACTCGATCTATCGCCACGGCGTGGACGAGAAGCGGCGCGTTCAGATTCCGGCCATGTGGCGTCCCGCCAACGGCGGAATCGAGTTCACAGTGATTTTGTGGCCGCAATCGAATGAGGGTCCGTGTTTGCGAGTGTTGCCGCCGGATCAGATGTCGGAATTGATGCGCGATATCGACGGCATGCCCAATGGTGATCCGAAAAAGACGGTGCTCAAGCGCGTCATCGGTGGCGCCTCGGTGCAGGTGGCGGTGGACAAGGGCGGGCGCATTTGCATTCCCGATGAAATGGCGCGGGGCGCGGGGCTCAAAGATGAAGCTGTGCTCGTCGGTTTGCTGGACCGCTTTGAGATTTGGAATCCGGAACGATTCGAACGGGTGAAGGCTGCGGATGCAGTCCTGGCCCAAGAGGCATTCAAACTGATGGAATAA